The Candidatus Methylomirabilota bacterium genome includes the window GGCTTGACGCCCGACCGCCGCAGCGCGCGGTACCCGATGATGCCGGCGCACAGAAGCGGCGCCGCCTCGGCGTCGCCGAAGACGTCGGCAATGGGATAGGCGAACGCCTCCGGCACCACGGCGTACTCCGCGTACCCGCCGTCGGCGTGATACCCGGTGAACTGCGCGCGCTCGCAGAGGTTCTCCCGGTCCTGGCGACAGAAGCGGCACTCGCCGCACGTCCAGCGCAGCCAGGCGATCCCCACGCGGCGGCCGACCGCGAGGCGAGCGACACCACGCCCCACCCGCTCGACGCGGCCGACGACCTGGTGGCCGGGCACGATGGGCAGCCGGGGGAGCGGCAGTTCGCCCTCCACGATGTGAAGGTCGGTGCGACAGACGCCACAGGCGGCCACCCGCACCAGGAGCTCGCCGGGAGCGGGCTCGGGGACCGGCCGCGACGTCGCCTCCAGGGGCCGCCCCTCGACAGGGCCTGGAGCGCGGAGCTGCATCGCCAGCATCGCCCAGCGATCGACCCGCGCCTTACCTCACGCGAGGTCGGCGGCCTCGCCGGCGCGGGCGAGAATCTTCCGGGCCCGGTGCAGGTGAGGCGCGTCGACCATGCGACCGCGGAAGGTGAAGGCGTACGCTCCGCGGCGCGCGGCGTCGGCGAAGGCGGCCACCAGGGCGCGCGCCTCCTCGACCTCCTGGGGGGCGGGCGTGAACGCCGCGTTGATCACCGCGATCTGGTTCGGGTGAATGGAGATCTTGCCGGTGAACCCCATCTGCACGGCGTCGACACACTCCCGGCGCAGCCCATCCAGGTCCGCGATGTCCGTGTAGACGGTGTCGATGGCCTCGACCCCGGCGGCGGCCGCCGCCACCGCGCACATCACCCGGGCGTACCGCGGGATGTCCAGATAGCGGCCCTCGGCATCGCGCACCTGCCCCAGGCTCATGGCGGCGCCGAGATCCTCGACCCCCCAGGAGACGGCGACCACCCGGGGGCTCGCCGCTGTGATCTCCTTGATGTTGAGCAGCCCCCGGGGCGTTTCGGTGGCGATGAGGACCAGGCGGGTCGTGCCGTGGGCGATCCCGTGGCGGGATTCCAGCCGGTCCAGGTGCGCGGCGACGGCTTGCACGTCGGCGGCCGAATCGGGCTTGGGCACGACGTAGCCTTCCGGTCGGCCGGCGATGGTCTCCTCGAGGTCGGCGCGCCCCAGCCCCGTGACCAGGGGGTTCATGCGTACCCAGCGCTCCCGCCCGCCGAAGTCGAGCTTCTCCAGCCACCCGCGCACGATGGGGCGGGTGGCCGCCTTGCGCTCGGGCGGCACGGCGTCCTCGAGATCGAGGATGAGGCCGTCGGCCGGCAGGGTGAGCGCCCTGGCGATCATCCTCTCGTTGCCGCCGGGCACGAAGTGCAGCGAGCGGCGGCGCGCGCTCACGCCGGCTCCCCGACGGCCCGCTTGCGCATCATGGCCTGACGGCGGGCCCGCATGACGATCTCGCCGTCCTGGTTGCGCGCCCGGTGCTCGAACGTGACGATGCCCCACTGGGGGCGCGTTCGCGATACTCGCTTGTCCACGACCTCCGTCTCCGCGTAGATCGTGTCGCCGTGAAAGACCGGCCGGGGGAACTCCACCTTGTCGAAGCCGAGATTG containing:
- a CDS encoding CoA ester lyase yields the protein MSARRRSLHFVPGGNERMIARALTLPADGLILDLEDAVPPERKAATRPIVRGWLEKLDFGGRERWVRMNPLVTGLGRADLEETIAGRPEGYVVPKPDSAADVQAVAAHLDRLESRHGIAHGTTRLVLIATETPRGLLNIKEITAASPRVVAVSWGVEDLGAAMSLGQVRDAEGRYLDIPRYARVMCAVAAAAAGVEAIDTVYTDIADLDGLRRECVDAVQMGFTGKISIHPNQIAVINAAFTPAPQEVEEARALVAAFADAARRGAYAFTFRGRMVDAPHLHRARKILARAGEAADLA